From one Takifugu rubripes chromosome 14, fTakRub1.2, whole genome shotgun sequence genomic stretch:
- the pcdh10b gene encoding protocadherin-10b isoform X4, whose product MIVFLILLCITDGVLSQIRYSVPEEADHGTLVGNIAEDLGLDLTKLASRRFQVVPSSRTPYLEVNLENGVLFVKEKIDREQICKQTATCQLNMEVFLENPLELFRVEIEVVDINDNPPSFPETDITVEISESATPGTRFPLESAFDPDVGSNALRTYDITTNNYFYVDVQTQTDGNKFAELVLEKPLDREQQAAHRYVLTAVDGGQPPRTGTALLVVRVLDSNDNVPVFDQPVYTVSLSENAPVGTLVIQLNATDMDEGLNGEIVYSFSNHISNRVKDLFSIDPRTGRIEVRGEVDFEESSLYQIFVQAKDLGPNAIPAHCKVLVKVSDVNDNAPEITFSTVTESVSEKAAPGTVIALLSVTDKDAEENGQIHVELLGEVPFKLKSSFRNYFTIITDGPLNREQADSYSVTVVARDKGTPSLATSKSIRVQVSDENDNSPTFTQSIYDVYVTENNVPGAYIHAVSALDPDAGQNALISYSILECNIQGMSVKTYVSINEETGYLYALRSFDYELLKDFTFMVQARDAGTPPLSSNATVKVIIVDQNDNPPLVLAPLGKNGTAKEPLPRSAEPGYLVTRIVAMDADDGENARLSYSILRGNENGMFRMDWRTGELRTARRVSAKRDPHQLYDLMIEVRDHGQPPLSSSASIQVMLVDSVVEGRGSGDRRGTTKAKDGSLDLTLILIIALGSVSFIFLLVMIVLAVRCQKDKKLNIYTCLTSDCCMSCSSCCSRQARARKKKLSKSDIMLVQSTGNVSGAGTAQVPVEESGSFGSHHQNQNYCYQVCLTPESAKTDLMFLKPCSPSRSTDTDHNPCGAIVTGYTDQQPDIISNGSILSNETKHQRTELTYLVDRPRRVNSSAFQEADLVSSKDSGHGDSEQGDSDHDATNRGHSSGADLFSNCTEECKALGHSDRCWMPSFMPSDGRQGPDYRSNLHVPGMDSVPDTETLSRLHREERVGNISS is encoded by the exons ATGATtgtgtttttgattttgttGTGCATCACGGATGGAGTGCTTTCTCAGATACGTTATTCTGTGCCGGAGGAGGCGGACCATGGCACTCTCGTCGGGAATATCGCCGAGGACCTCGGCCTAGACCTTACCAAACTGGCGTCCCGACGATTCCAGGTTGTACCAAGTTCTCGGACACCCTACCTTGAAGTAAACCTGGAGAATGGCGTGCtgtttgttaaagaaaaaaTCGACAGGGAGCAGATCTGCAAGCAGACCGCGACCTGTCAGCTCAACATGGAAGTCTTCTTGGAGAACCCGCTGGAACTGTTTCGTGTTGAAATAGAAGTGGTGGACATTAACGACAACCCGCCTAGCTTCCCGGAGACAGACATAACGGTGGAGATCTCAGAGAGTGCCACCCCGGGCACTCGCTTTCCGTTGGAGAGCGCATTCGACCCGGACGTCGGTTCTAACGCGTTACGCACGTACGATATCACCACAAACAACTACTTTTATGTTGACGTACAGACGCAAACGGACGGGAACAAGTTTGCAGAACTTGTCCTGGAAAAGCCACTCGATCGGGAACAGCAGGCTGCGCACAGGTACGTACTGACTGCGGTGGACGGCGGTCAGCCACCTCGGACTGGCACCGCGCTCCTGGTAGTTAGAGTGTTGGACTCCAACGACAACGTCCCGGTTTTCGACCAGCCCGTTTACACCGTCAGCCTGTCGGAGAACGCACCGGTGGGCACGCTGGTCATACAACTCAACGCCACCGATATGGACGAGGGATTAAACGGGGAAATCGTTTATTCGTTCAGTAACCACATTTCCAACCGCGTAAAGGACCTGTTCAGCATAGACCCGCGCACCGGGCGCATCGAGGTGCGCGGGGAGGTGGATTTCGAGGAGAGCAGCCTGTATCAAATCTTCGTCCAGGCCAAGGACCTGGGGCCAAATGCCATCCCCGCGCACTGTAAAGTCCTCGTCAAAGTGTCCGACGTGAACGACAACGCGCCGGAGATTACATTCAGCACCGTCACCGAGTCAGTGAGCGAAAAAGCAGCTCCCGGCACCGTCATCGCGCTGCTGAGTGTGACGGACAAGGACGCAGAGGAAAATGGACAAATTCACGTGGAACTGCTCGGCGAAGTCCCCTTCAAACTAAAATCCTCCTTTAGGAACTACTTCACCATAATAACAGACGGACCTTTGAACCGGGAGCAGGCAGACTCGTACTCCGTCACCGTGGTCGCACGGGATAAAGGGACGCCCTCTCTGGCCACCAGCAAGTCGATTCGAGTCCAAGTGTCCGACGAGAACGACAACTCACCCACATTTACGCAGAGCATATACGATGTGTATGTAACAGAGAACAACGTGCCAGGGGCGTACATACATGCCGTCTCGGCTCTGGACCCCGACGCCGGACAAAATGCGCTCATCAGTTACTCCATATTAGAGTGCAACATTCAGGGCATGTCGGTCAAAACCTACGTGTCCATCAACGAAGAGACCGGATATCTGTATGCACTCAGGTCATTTGATTATGAGCTGCTCAAGGATTTCACATTCATGGTCCAGGCCAGAGATGCAGGCACCCCTCCGCTCAGCTCCAACGCCACGGTCAAAGTGATCATCGTGGATCAGAACGACAACCCTCCGCTGGTGCTGGCCCCTCTGGGGAAGAACGGCACAGCCAAGGAGCCCCTGCCCCGCTCCGCCGAGCCGGGGTACCTGGTCACCCGCATTGTGGCAATGGATGCAGATGACGGCGAGAACGCGCGCCTTTCCTACAGTATTTTGAGAGGGAATGAAAACGGTATGTTCAGGATGGACTGGAGAACAGGGGAGCTGCGGACGGCGAGGCGCGTGTCTGCCAAGCGGGATCCCCACCAGCTGTATGATTTGATGATTGAGGTGAGAGATCACGGCCAGCCACCGTTGTCCTCCAGTGCCAGCATTCAGGTGATGCTGGTGGACAGTGTGGTCGAAGGCCGCGGCAGCGGAGACCGTAGAGGCACTACAAAGGCTAAGGACGGCAGCCTGGATCTCACCCTCATACTCATCATTGCCCTGGGCTCCGTCTCTTTTATCTTCCTCCTGGTCATGATTGTGCTCGCTGTGCGCTGCCAGAAGGACAAAAAACTCAACATTTACACTTGTCTGACGAGCGATTGTTgtatgagctgcagctcctgctgctcacgGCAGGCACGTGCTCGCAAGAAAAAGCTCAGCAAGTCAGATATAATGCTAGTGCAAAGCACCGGCAATGTCAGCGGGGCCGGTACAGCTCAAGTCCCAGTAGAAGAATCAGGGAGCTTTGGCTCACACCATCAAAACCAGAACTATTGCTACCAGGTATGTTTGACTCCAGAGTCTGCCAAAACTGACCTCATGTTCCTAAAGCCGTGTAGTCCGTCTAGGAGCACAGACACCGATCACAATCCATGTGGTGCCATAGTGACAGGGTACACAGACCAGCAGCCTGACATCATATCAAATGGCAGCATTTTATCAAACGAG ACCAAACACCAGCGCACTGAACTCACCTACCTTGTTGACAGGCCGAGACGTGTCAACAG CTCAGCCTTTCAGGAGGCAGACCTGGTCAGCTCTAAAGACAGCGGTCATGGCGACAGCGAGCAGGGAGACAGCGACCACGACGCCACCAACCGTGGCCATTCCTCTG GTGCTGATCTCTTCTCTAACTGCACTGAGGAGTGTAAGGCGCTGGGCCACTCTGACCGCTGCTGGATGCCAAGCTTCATGCCTTCCGACGGGCGCCAGGGTCCCGACTACCGCAGCAACCTGCACGTGCCCGGCATGGACTCAGTCCCAGACACAGAG ACGCTTTCAAGGCTCCATAGAGAGGAAAGAGTTGGAAACATTTCTTCCTAG